A genomic stretch from Dyella sp. M7H15-1 includes:
- a CDS encoding 50S ribosomal protein L25/general stress protein Ctc, whose product MAKTHEILAQSRKDEGKGASRRLRRAAFVPAVVYGAGQPAESIQVEHNTILLAARNEWFFSSVLDLNVDGKVQKVLVRDWQKHPFKQQMLHMDFLRINENEAVRVNVPIHFLNEDKSPAGKTAGVVISHNLNEVEVSCLPKDLPEFIELDLADLKPGDIVHLAQLKLPANVDILSLHLGADHDVAVVTAAFVQEEVDEAPTAEGEGEAKPAGDVAKK is encoded by the coding sequence ATGGCTAAGACTCATGAGATTCTGGCTCAGAGCCGCAAGGACGAGGGGAAAGGTGCGAGCCGCCGCCTGCGTCGCGCGGCTTTTGTACCGGCCGTTGTTTACGGTGCGGGCCAGCCCGCAGAAAGCATCCAGGTCGAGCACAACACCATTCTGCTCGCCGCTCGCAACGAGTGGTTCTTCTCCTCGGTGCTCGACTTGAACGTCGACGGTAAGGTACAGAAGGTGCTGGTGCGTGACTGGCAGAAGCATCCGTTCAAGCAGCAGATGCTGCACATGGACTTTCTGCGCATCAACGAGAACGAAGCCGTTCGCGTGAATGTGCCGATCCACTTCCTGAACGAAGACAAGTCCCCGGCTGGCAAGACCGCTGGCGTGGTCATCTCGCACAACCTCAACGAAGTGGAAGTGTCCTGTTTGCCGAAGGACCTGCCGGAGTTTATTGAACTCGACTTGGCCGATCTCAAGCCCGGCGACATCGTTCACTTGGCGCAACTCAAGCTGCCGGCCAATGTCGATATCCTGTCCCTGCACCTGGGCGCCGATCACGACGTGGCCGTGGTTACCGCTGCGTTCGTGCAGGAAGAAGTCGACGAAGCCCCGACAGCCGAAGGCGAAGGCGAAGCCAAGCCGGCCGGCGACGTTGCCAAGAAATAA